From Dasypus novemcinctus isolate mDasNov1 chromosome 8, mDasNov1.1.hap2, whole genome shotgun sequence, the proteins below share one genomic window:
- the LOC101419317 gene encoding interferon alpha-2-like, which produces MAPPVSVLKTLLMLCSIPACLGCDLPLIYGHQEPFMLLHQMGRLSILSCLKDRTDFQFPQELVDGIQLDKMHATTLLHEVVQQIFNLFSTSGSLATWDDTLLDRFLIGLHQQLDNLETCLGKEKEEDQTHLGSENSRLAVKRYFQGISQYLTEKQDSPCAWEVVRVEIRKCFLFINKLQGKLRK; this is translated from the coding sequence ATGGCCCCCCCAGTCTCTGTGCTGAAGACTCTGCTGATGCTGTGCTCCATCCCTGCCTGTCTGGGCTGTGACCTGCCACTGATCTATGGCCACCAGGAGCCCTTCATGCTGTTGCATCAAATGGGGAGACTCTCCATTCTGTCATGTCTGAAGGACAGGACCGACTTCCAATTTCCTCAGGAACTCGTGGATGGGATCCAGTTGGACAAGATGCATGCCACCACTCTCCTGCATGAGGTGGTCCAGCAAATCTTCAACCTCTTCAGTACAAGTGGCTCTCTTGCGACCTGGGATGACACCCTGCTGGACAGATTCCTCATTGGACTTCATCAGCAGCTGGATAACCTGGAGACATgtttggggaaggaaaaggaggaggatcaGACACACCTGGGAAGTGAGAATTCCAGACTGGCTGTGAAGAGGTACTTCCAAGGCATCAGTCAGTATCTGACAGAGAAGCAAGACAGCCCCTGTGCCTGGGAGGTTGTCAGGGTTGAAATCAGAAAGTGCTTTCTCTTCATTAACAAGCTCCAAGGAAAACTCAGGAAATAA
- the LOC101429583 gene encoding interferon omega-1, with product MAFPVSSLVVLMMIFSSPIGSFSCGLPQSLDVRKQETFTVLSQMGTISLLSCLKDRTDFRFPQEMMDGSQVQKAQAMSVLHEMLQQIFHLFHTEGSSAAWNTTLLDQLRSGLHRQLEDLETCLLQEMGEEDSVLAMEGPTLAVRRYFQRIRVYLQKKKHSDCAWEVVRVEIRRCFLFINVLTRELRK from the coding sequence ATGGcatttccagtttcttctctggTGGTGTTGATGATGATCTTCTCAAGCCCCATCGGCTCGTTTAGCTGTGGCCTGCCTCAGAGCCTTGACGTGAGAAAGCAGGAGACCTTCACAGTGTTGAGTCAAATGGGGACAATCTCCCTTCTTTCTTGTCTGAAGGACAGGACTGACTTCAGATTCCCCCAGGAGATGATGGATGGCAGCCAGGTCCAGAAAGCTCAGGCCATGTCTGTCCTCCATGAGATGCTCCAGCAGATCTTCCACCTCTTCCACACAGAGGGCTCCTCTGCTGCTTGGAACACAACCCTCCTGGACCAACTCCGCTCGGGACTTCATCGACAGCTGGAGGACCTGGAGACCTGTTTGCTGCAGGAGATGGGAGAAGAAGATTCTGTCCTGGCAATGGAAGGCCCCACACTGGCTGTGAGGAGATACTTCCAGAGAATCCGTGTCTACCtgcaaaagaagaaacacagtgacTGTGCCTGGGAGGTTGTCAGGGTGGaaatcaggagatgctttctcttcATAAATGTGCTCACAAGAGAACTCAGGAAGTAA